The following are encoded together in the Deltaproteobacteria bacterium genome:
- a CDS encoding IS481 family transposase, translating to GIMVSPSGVRSIWQRHDLETFKKRLKRLEEKAAKEGIVFIEV from the coding sequence GGGAATCATGGTCTCACCTTCGGGAGTACGAAGTATATGGCAGCGGCACGACCTGGAAACCTTCAAGAAAAGGCTGAAGCGCCTGGAGGAAAAAGCGGCCAAGGAGGGGATCGTCTTCATTGAAGTCTAG
- a CDS encoding response regulator has protein sequence MNDYKHTVLCVDDEENILRSLKRLFRREDFRFLTAETGEEGLKILQENPVHLVISDNRLPTMSGIEFLAEIRENYPDTIRMVLTGFTDLDTIMESVNQGHIFKFILKPWNDQNLIMDVRQALQQYDLIQSNKQLHERVLEQNQQLKKMNENLEDMVQKRTKELEIQNQALELSRAILTDLPVPIMGISPDGMIVLINNEAQSLSVEGEDIQIGKNLKDYFGAEAEEKISSTISSEMSQTLEDRRISGEARHLIFTPLSGRFAGEGIILTLEHGKI, from the coding sequence ATGAACGACTACAAGCATACCGTTTTATGTGTGGATGATGAAGAGAACATCCTTCGTTCCTTGAAGCGGCTCTTCAGGAGGGAAGACTTCCGCTTTCTGACGGCTGAGACCGGTGAGGAAGGCCTGAAGATCCTCCAGGAAAATCCCGTGCACCTCGTGATCTCTGACAATCGCCTGCCCACTATGAGCGGCATCGAGTTCCTGGCTGAGATCAGAGAAAATTATCCGGATACGATTCGCATGGTCCTGACCGGTTTTACCGACCTCGACACCATCATGGAATCCGTCAACCAGGGCCATATTTTCAAGTTCATTTTAAAGCCGTGGAATGATCAGAACCTGATAATGGATGTTCGTCAGGCGTTGCAGCAGTACGACCTGATTCAATCCAATAAACAGCTTCACGAGAGAGTCCTGGAACAAAACCAGCAGTTGAAAAAAATGAATGAAAACCTGGAAGACATGGTTCAAAAGAGAACCAAGGAACTTGAGATTCAAAACCAGGCCCTGGAACTCTCGCGGGCCATTCTGACAGACCTGCCCGTACCGATTATGGGCATCAGCCCTGACGGCATGATTGTCCTAATTAATAATGAAGCGCAATCCTTGTCGGTTGAGGGTGAAGACATCCAGATAGGCAAAAACCTTAAGGATTACTTTGGGGCCGAGGCCGAAGAAAAAATATCGTCCACTATCTCCAGCGAGATGTCTCAGACACTTGAAGACCGCCGCATATCAGGAGAGGCCCGCCATTTAATTTTTACACCCCTTTCGGGCAGGTTTGCAGGTGAAGGGATTATTTTGACCCTGGAACATGGGAAAATATAA